The Anser cygnoides isolate HZ-2024a breed goose chromosome 19, Taihu_goose_T2T_genome, whole genome shotgun sequence genome contains a region encoding:
- the MRPL38 gene encoding large ribosomal subunit protein mL38: MAAPLLSAALRGARAFGTAAALCRWAAPLGPMPNEQIDVGNLEALEKYRSFTRYFRQAEKEGRKARWWKTYRQYASPEPEPKTDIGLPHGKLLKERKERKKILKQNHQNAEMERAARLRTVLIPLDEVRAEWEKTSGPFHRQRLAEYYGIFRDLFQKGTFTPWVSLRVEYSQEDEHLVPVYYGNMVTPTEASSPPEVSYEADKGSLWTLLLTNPDGHLRETDAEYLHWLVTNIPGNDLKAGKEICHYLPPFPAMGTGYHRFVFLLFKQERPIDFSEDVRPTPCHSLKMRTFSTFDFYRKHEDSMTPAGLAFFQCQWDSSVTWVFHQLLNMREPVFEFVRPPVYHPPQVKFPRHQPLRYLDRYRDTKEPTYGIY; the protein is encoded by the exons ATGGCGGCGCCCCTGCTGAGCGCGGCCCTGCGGGGAGCCCGGGCCTTCGGCACCGCCG ctgctctctgcaggtgGGCGGCCCCGCTGGGCCCGATGCCGAACGAGCAGATCGATGTCGGCAACTTGGAGGCGCTGGAGAAGTACCGCAGCTTCACTCGGTACTTCAGGCAGGCggagaaggagggcaggaaggcccGGTGGTGGAAGACCTACCGGCAGTACGCCAGCCCCGAGCCAG AGCCAAAGACTGACATCGGCCTGCCACATGGGAAGCTGTTGAAGGAAcgtaaggaaagaaaaaagatcctGAAGCAGAACCACCAAAACGCCGAGATGGAAAGAGCAGCACGGCTCCGGACTG TACTCATCCCCCTCGACGAGGTCAGAGCGGAGTGGGAGAAGACCAGCGGCCCGTTCCACAGGCAGCGCCTGGCAGAATATTATGGGATATTCCGCGACTTGTTCCAGAAGGGCACCTTCACCCCCTGGGTTAGCCTGAGAGTGGAGTACAGCCAGGAAGATGAGCACCTCGTGCCGGTGTACTACGGGAACATGGTGACTCCGACAGAG GCTTCCAGTCCCCCTGAAGTGTCATACGAGGCAGATAAAGGCTCCCTCTGGACTTTGTTGCTCACAAATCCAG atGGACATTTAAGAGAGACTGACGCGGAGTACCTCCACTGGCTGGT GACAAACATCCCAGGCAACGACCTCAAGGCGGGCAAGGAGATCTGCCACTACttgccccccttccccgccaTGGGAACTGGCTACCATCGCTTCGTCTTCCTCCTCTTCAAGCAAGAACGCCCCATAGATTTCAGCGAGGACGTTCGGCCGACGCCGTG CCACAGCCTCAAGATGCGCACCTTTAGCACGTTTGACTTCTACAGGAAGCACGAGGACAGCATGACCCCAGCGGGGCTGGCGTTCTTCCAGTGTCAGTGGGACAGCTCCGTTACTTGGGTCTTCCATCAGCTTCTCA ATATGAGAGAGCCCGTGTTCGAATTCGTGCGGCCGCCCGTTTACCATCCTCCGCAGGTCAAGTTCCCGCGCCACCAGCCTCTGAGGTACCTGGACAGGTACCGGGACACCAAGGAGCCCACCTACGGCATTTACTAG
- the WBP2 gene encoding WW domain-binding protein 2 isoform X2 — protein sequence MTYDHVEITFSDIEPMPDAFKGTKKGSVFLTPYRVIFVSKGKDAMQSFGMAFYLLKDCEIKQPVFGANYIKGTVKAEAGGGWEGSATFKMTFSAGGAIEFGQRMLQVASQASRGEVPNGAYGYSYMPNGSYAFAPPAANGGYPYPPPPPEFYPPPPVGGGDMGYMQLPPPPYPGPMEPPTSGPDLPSTPAAEAKAAEAAASAYYNPVNPHNVYMPTDQPPPPPYFPPEDKKNQ from the exons ATGACCTATGACCACGTAGAAATTACCTTCAGTGATATCGAACCTATGCCAGATGCCTTCAAAGGGACCAAGAAAGGGAGTGTTTTCTTGACTCCCTACAGA gTTATCTTTGTATCAAAGGGAAAGGATGCTATGCAGTCTTTTGGGATGGCCTTTTATTTGTTGAAAGACTGTGAAATTAAGCAACCTGTCTTTGGAGCAAATTATATCAAGGGTACAGtgaaagcagaggcaggag GCGGCTGGGAAGGATCTGCCACGTTCAAGATGACTTTTTCAGCTGGGGGCGCTATCGAGTTTGGACAGCGTATGCTGCAAGTGGCATCCCAAG CCTCCAGAGGTGAAGTGCCCAATGGAGCTTATGGCTATTCCTATATGCCAAATGGATCCTATGCTTTTGCACCACCTGCAGCTAATGGGGGCTATCCATAcccaccacctcctcctg AGTTTTATCCTCCCCCCCCTGTTGGGGGTGGAGATATGGGTTACATGCAGCTTCCACCCCCGCCGTACCCAGGGCCCATGGAACCCCCCACCAGTGGTCCCGATCTGCCTTCCACTCCCGCAG CTGAAGCGAAagctgctgaagctgctgccAGTGCTTACTACAACCCAGTCAACCCACATAACGTCTATATGCCCACG GACCAGCCACCCCCTCCTCCGTACTTCCCACCAGAGGATAAGAAAAACCAATAA
- the TRIM65 gene encoding E3 ubiquitin-protein ligase TRIM65, which translates to MGIHSLLHALLWILLASGTHLPTLSLWHFLLPQRPAALCVLLVPGGAGGRARGASGHPLGVPLRVRLARSPDPPLSSASPSSSSFPSGVSVSPASFPRCPDPRDEMALSVSPNLAEKLVCSICLELFTVPVTLPCGHNFCERCIGDHKSKQEQAAAGAKRGYPCPECRWSCEPQLELKKNVTLGSLVELAREGKAWVQRCEAAHGGLCLRHGRPLELYCKEEQRCICCVCTVQQCQRHRRALFEDEHSRKQALLEKSLKEAQEESEKIERALQDLEERTQSIKDSSEGLRSVILSKFTHLEKGLEAFRCQMVAKVEQELEAALGRVEEDSSTLKNHLDALRQHQEQARHLLACTTDHRTFLEEFPLLPAWESLAVPPPVQFDAAGVVEPVSEILAGISRLLLEDLPDAVAPKAPDPVVPGPVQPKGTEMKAATPLPKCQIRAELLKDHRNLTFDPDTANKYLELSKGHRRAKHGTSAAGGWQERGSPFEPWQVLCAQGYRQGCHYWEVTTSSHSVILGVTYRGLPRQQPPGHKFSIGLDGGSWGLQVREDGYLAWHKGREEKIQQRLYAELGVRLDYGRGLLSFYGLGEETQLIHCFHAVFTEPLYPVFWLCEGRTITLGRRD; encoded by the exons ATGGGAATACACTCACTCCTGCATGCCTTGCTTTGGATCCTGTTAGCCTCTGGCACACATCTCCCCACGCTGTCACTGTGGCACTTCCTCCTCCCGCAGCGCCCTGCTGCACTTTGCGTCCTGCTGGTCCCCGGGGGAGCGGGTGGCAGAGCCCGAGGGGCGAGTGGGCACCCGCTGGGTGTCCCTTTAAGGGTACGCCTGGCTCGGAGCCCTGACCCGCCTCTGAGCTCGGCGTCACccagctcttcctccttccccagcgGGGTTTCTGTTTCCCCGGCTTCTTTCCCTCGCTGCCCCGATCCCCGGGACGAGATGGCTCTGTCCGTCTCGCCGAATCTGGCGGAGAAGCTGGTGTGCTCCATCTGCCTGGAGCTCTTCACCGTGCCCGTCACCTTGCCCTGCGGCCACAACTTCTGCGAGCGCTGCATCGGCGACCACAAGAGCAAGCAGGAGCAGGCGGCCGCCGGGGCCAAGCGGGGCTACCCGTGCCCCGAGTGCCGCTGGAGCTGCGAGCCGCAGCTGGAGCTGAAGAAGAACGTGACCCTGGGCAGCTTGGTGGAGCTGGCGCGGGAGGGCAAGGCGTGGGTGCAGCGGTGCGAGGCGGCCCACGGCGGGCTGTGCCTGCGGCACGGGCGCCCGCTGGAGCTGTACTGCAAGGAGGAGCAGCGGTGCATCTGCTGCGTCTGCACCGTGCAGCAGTGCCAGCGGCACCGGCGGGCGCTCTTCGAGGACGAGCACTCCAGGAAGCAG GCCCTTCTGGAAAAGTCCCTGAAAGAAGCCCAGGAGGAGTCGGAGAAGATCGAGCGGGCGTTGCAGGATCTGGAGGAGCGAACGCAGAGCATCAAG GACTCCTCCGAGGGGCTCAGATCGGTGATCCTGAGCAAATTCACCCACCTGGAGAAAGGCCTGGAGGCTTTCCGGTGTCAGATGGTGGCCAAGGTCGAGCAAGAGCTGGAGGCGGCGCTGGGGCGCGTGGAGGAGGACTCCAGCACCCTGAAGAATCACCTGGACGCCCTCAgacagcaccaggagcaggcaCGGCACCTGCTGGCCTGCACCACGGACCACAGGACCTTCCTCGAG GAATTCCCCCTGCTCCCGGCCTGGGAGAGCCTGGCGGTGCCGCCCCCGGTGCAGTTCGACGCGGCCGGTGTGGTGGAGCCCGTCAGCGAGATCCTCGCCGGCATCTCCCGGCTCCTGCTGGAGGATTTGCCCGACGCCGTGGCCCCCAAAGCCCCCGACCCCGTTGTCCCAG GCCCGGTGCAGCCCAAGGGGACAGAGATGAAGGCAGCGACCCCTCTCCCCAAGTGCCAGATCCGAGCTGAGCTTCTGAAAG ACCACCGCAACCTCACCTTCGATCCCGACACGGCCAACAAGTACCTGGAGCTGTCGAAGGGCCACCGGCGAGCCAAGCATGGCACCAGCGCCGCGGGCGGGTGGCAGGAGCGGGGCAGCCCCTTCGAGCCCTGGCAGGTGCTGTGCGCGCAGGGCTACAGGCAGGGCTGCCACTACTGGGAGGTGACCACCTCCAGCCACTCCGTCATCCTGGGGGTGACGTACCGCGGCCTCCCCCGGCAGCAGCCGCCGGGCCACAAGTTCAGCATCGGGCTGGACGGGGGCTCATGGGGGCTGCAGGTGCGGGAGGACGGCTACCTGGCCTGGCACAAGGGCCGGGAGGAGAAAATCCAGCAGCGGCTCTACGCCGAGCTGGGGGTCCGCCTGGATTACGGCCGGGGGCTGCTTTCCTTCTACGGGCTCGGGGAGGAGACGCAGCTCATCCACTGCTTCCATGCCGTCTTCACCGAGCCGCTCTACCCCGTCTTCTGGCTGTGCGAGGGCCGCACCATCACGCTGGGCCGCAGGGACTGA
- the WBP2 gene encoding WW domain-binding protein 2 isoform X1: MALNRNHSEGGGVIINNSESVLMTYDHVEITFSDIEPMPDAFKGTKKGSVFLTPYRVIFVSKGKDAMQSFGMAFYLLKDCEIKQPVFGANYIKGTVKAEAGGGWEGSATFKMTFSAGGAIEFGQRMLQVASQASRGEVPNGAYGYSYMPNGSYAFAPPAANGGYPYPPPPPEFYPPPPVGGGDMGYMQLPPPPYPGPMEPPTSGPDLPSTPAAEAKAAEAAASAYYNPVNPHNVYMPTDQPPPPPYFPPEDKKNQ; encoded by the exons aTGGCGCTGAACAGGAACCACTCGGAGGGCGGCGGCGTCATCATCAACAACAGCGAGAG TGTTTTGATGACCTATGACCACGTAGAAATTACCTTCAGTGATATCGAACCTATGCCAGATGCCTTCAAAGGGACCAAGAAAGGGAGTGTTTTCTTGACTCCCTACAGA gTTATCTTTGTATCAAAGGGAAAGGATGCTATGCAGTCTTTTGGGATGGCCTTTTATTTGTTGAAAGACTGTGAAATTAAGCAACCTGTCTTTGGAGCAAATTATATCAAGGGTACAGtgaaagcagaggcaggag GCGGCTGGGAAGGATCTGCCACGTTCAAGATGACTTTTTCAGCTGGGGGCGCTATCGAGTTTGGACAGCGTATGCTGCAAGTGGCATCCCAAG CCTCCAGAGGTGAAGTGCCCAATGGAGCTTATGGCTATTCCTATATGCCAAATGGATCCTATGCTTTTGCACCACCTGCAGCTAATGGGGGCTATCCATAcccaccacctcctcctg AGTTTTATCCTCCCCCCCCTGTTGGGGGTGGAGATATGGGTTACATGCAGCTTCCACCCCCGCCGTACCCAGGGCCCATGGAACCCCCCACCAGTGGTCCCGATCTGCCTTCCACTCCCGCAG CTGAAGCGAAagctgctgaagctgctgccAGTGCTTACTACAACCCAGTCAACCCACATAACGTCTATATGCCCACG GACCAGCCACCCCCTCCTCCGTACTTCCCACCAGAGGATAAGAAAAACCAATAA
- the TRIM47 gene encoding E3 ubiquitin-protein ligase TRIM47, which translates to MEAAAGSSRPVPSAATSAALRLALAVPGLPDGPFGCPICLDILKDPVTVPCGHNFCQGCLGKLRGRTGPPDGGGAAAGGAAAARCPLCQEPFPAALRLRKNRALCEVLPLLGAACPATSPVEAGPSPPGAGSPPPTSPSPLMAPGAEEERPERGEEKEEKTEEEEGEEEGEQGVLCDVCPEGARAAAARSCLVCLASFCGAHLEPHRRAPAFRSHRLVAPLRRLEEGLCPRHLQPFDGFCRAEQTCVCPRCRAHEHRAHDVVPLERERELKEAQQAKFLSNVENELEELAVTITQTKKMVELIKGVATKEKERVEKLFAEASEVLATFQKEVAGFIEDGERSMLGEAELDLRWKEERRAKLAQCKQNLQNVPSKDTIYFLQEFQALKIAVEDNLSPAPSFQNELNFTKCTQAVCAVKDMLSAVCKKQWDRLQGKGADGLNPQEMGEAMTESRFPDKPNNSACLESRDYFLKFAFIIDLDSDTADKFIQLFSTKGAKRVLCPIPYPESPIRFINCEQVLGVNLMNRGNYYWEVELIDGWVSIGVVTEDFNPREAYNRCRLGRNEKSCCLQWNGQNYVAWYGGVESVIQQPFFHTIGVFLEYSEKALTFYGVKDSKMTCLQQLKASPLRKIQLDPFQNKINNYFTSLFSFRLKPAFFLESVDAHLQIGPLKKDCVSVLKRR; encoded by the exons ATGGAGGCCGCCGCCGGGAGCAGCCGGCCGGTGCCCTCCGCCGCCACCTCGGCGGCGTTGAGGCTAGCGCTGGCCGTGCCGGGTTTGCCCGACGGTCCCTTCGGTTGCCCGATCTGCTTGGACATCCTGAAGGACCCGGTGACGGTGCCGTGCGGGCACAATTTCTGCCAGGGTTGCCTGGGGAAGCTCCGGGGGAGGACGGGCCCCCCCgacggcggcggggcggcggcgggcggggcggcggctgCTCGCTGCCCGCTGTGCCAGGAGCCCTTCCCGGCGGCTCTGCGGCTCCGCAAGAACCGAGCCCTGTGCGAGGTCCTGccgctgctgggggctgcctgccccGCGACCTCCCCCGTCGAGGCCGGCCCGAGCCCTCCCGGAGCCGGCTCCCCCCCTCCGACCTCCCCCAGCCCGCTGATGGCGCCGGGAGCCGAGGAGGAGCGGccggagaggggagaggagaaagaggagaaaacagaggaagaggagggcgaggaggaaggggagcagggggTTTTGTGCGACGTGTGCCCCGAGGGGGctcgggcggcggcggctcggtCGTGCCTGGTGTGCCTGGCGTCCTTCTGCGGGGCGCACCTGGAGCCCCACCGGCGAGCCCCCGCTTTCCGATCCCACCGCCTGGTCGCACCCCTCCGGCGGCTGGAAGAAGGGCTGTGCCCCCGCCACCTGCAGCCCTTCGACGGCTTCTGCCGAGCCGAGCAAACGTGCGTGTGCCCCCGCTGCCGCGCCCACGAGCACCGAGCCCACGACGTGGTGCCCCtcgagcgggagcgggagctcAAGGAG GCCCAGCAAGCCAAATTCCTCAGCAATGTGGAGAacgagctggaggagctggccgtCACCATCACGCAGACCAAGAAGATGGTGGAGCTCATTAAG GGTGTCGCCACGAAGGAGAAGGAGCGGGTCGAGAAGCTCTTTGCAGAAGCCTCCGAGGTCCTGGCGACCTTCCAGAAGGAGGTGGCCGGTTTCATCGAGGACGGGGAGCGCTCCATGCTGGGGGAGGCCGAGCTCGACCTCCgctggaaggaggagaggcGAGCCAAGCTGGCCCAGTGCAAGCAAAACCTGCAGAACGTCCCCAGCAAGGACACCATCTACTTCCTCCAG GAGTTTCAAGCCTTAAAAATAGCCGTGGAAGACAACCTCTCTCCGGCTCCGAGCTTCCAGAACGAGCTCAACTTCACCAAATGCACCCAGGCCGTGTGCGCCGTGAAGGACATGCTGTCGGCTGTCTGCAAAAAGCAGTGGGACCGCTTGCAGGGGAAAGGCGCCGATGGGCTGAATCCCCAGGAGATGGGGGAAG cgaTGACCGAGTCACGGTTTCCAGACAAGCCGAACAATTCCGCCTGCCTGGAGAGCCGCGATTACTTCCTGAAAT TTGCCTTCATCATTGACCTGGACAGTGACACGGCCGACAAGTTCATCCAGCTATTCAGCACCAAGGGAGCCAAGCGGGTGCTTTGCCCCATCCCCTACCCGGAGAGCCCGATCCGCTTTATCAACTGCGAGCAAGTGCTGGGTGTGAACCTCATGAACCGGGGCAACTACTACTGGGAGGTGGAGCTCATCGACGGCTGGGTGAGCATCGGTGTCGTCACCGAGGACTTCAACCCCCGGGAAGCCTACAACCGCTGCCGCCTGGGGCGCAACGAGaagtcctgctgcctgcagtggaACGGACAGAACTACGTGGCCTGGTATGGTGGCGTTGAGTCTGTCATCCAGCAGCCGTTTTTCCACACGATCGGGGTCTTCCTGGAGTATTCGGAGAAGGCCCTGACCTTCTATGGAGTCAAGGACTCCAAGATGAcatgcctgcagcagctcaagGCCTCCCCTTTAAGGAAGATTCAGTTAGACCCCTTCCAGAACAAGATCAACAACTACTTCACCTCTCTGTTCTCGTTCAGGCTGAAACCGGCCTTCTTCCTGGAGAGCGTCGATGCCCACCTGCAGATTGGGCCACTGAAGAAAGATTGCGTTTCGGTGCTCAAGCGCCGGTAA